The following are encoded together in the Fusarium keratoplasticum isolate Fu6.1 chromosome 1, whole genome shotgun sequence genome:
- a CDS encoding WLM domain-containing protein, with the protein MADSPMADDASTSESAWLTLSVKHRQVTYDLSFPEDATVTDLFHEIEVSLDIPVANQKILAPKCPLLKFPLKNPDMPLLDLKGKPLTLMGAPAAEVQQIQDMAERVAKRNAARMAQRSRARHAPARKTAEDSQYTFLQVRPLQGLPNPDRSQKLLLRLKEDPGIRAAMKKHKFTVGLLTEMEPLSHTQTTHEGTSRILGLNRNQGEVIELRLRTDAHDGYRDYKTIRKTLCHELAHNVHGPHDRNFWDLCHQIEREVQAADWKSGGHTIGETSRYTISGVDEEEFEEDHGGWTGGEFVLGGVSNATTAGLSRREVLAQAALERQRKEVEAERKVLEAAEKTRRHTPPGDDSK; encoded by the coding sequence ATGGCCGACTCCCCCATGGCAGACGACGCCTCCACCTCCGAGTCTGCATGGCTCACCCTCTCCGTAAAGCACCGCCAAGTCACCTACGACCTCTCCTTCCCCGAAGACGCTACCGTCACCGACCTCTTTCACGAAATCGAAgtcagcctcgacatccCTGTCGCAAACCAAAAGATCCTCGCCCCGAAATGTCCGCTCCTCAAATTCCCACTCAAGAACCCCGACATGCCGCTCCTAGACCTCAAGGGCAAGCCCCTGACTCTCATGGGCGCTCCCGCGGCCGAAGTACAGCAGATTCAGGACATGGCTGAGCGTGTTGCAAAGCGCAACGCCGCGCGCATGGCCCAGCGCAGCAGAGCAAGACATGCGCCTGCGCGCAAGACTGCTGAGGATTCGCAATACACTTTCCTCCAAGTCCGACCTCTACAAGGACTCCCGAATCCCGACCGCAGCCAAAAGCTGCTCCTGCGACTCAAGGAGGACCCAGGCATCCGCGCTGCGATGAAGAAGCACAAGTTTACCGTTGGACTCTTGACCGAGATGGAACCTCTGTCGCATACACAAACAACACACGAAGGTACAAGCCGAATTCTTGGATTGAATCGCAACCAGGGCGAGGTGATTGAACTACGACTTCGGACGGATGCCCACGATGGATATCGCGACTACAAGACCATCCGCAAGACTCTTTGTCACGAGCTAGCGCATAACGTTCACGGACCTCACGATCGTAACTTCTGGGATCTGTGTCATCAAATCGAGCGGGAGGTTCAGGCGGCAGATTGGAAGTCGGGAGGGCACACTATCGGAGAGACATCGAGATACACCATCTCAGgcgtggatgaggaggagtttgaggaaGATCACGGAGGCTGGACAGGAGGAGAATTCGTCCTGGGCGGAGTTAGCAATGCTACAACCGCGGGGCTAAGCCGAAGGGAGGTTCTTGCGCAGGCGGCGCTGGAGAGACAACGAAAGGAGGTTGAAGCTGAAAGAAAGGTGTTGGAGGCCGCTGAAAAGACACGACGGCATACACCACCTGGTGATGATTCAAAGTGA